A genomic region of Gemmata massiliana contains the following coding sequences:
- a CDS encoding sigma-70 family RNA polymerase sigma factor, translated as MWPNREETDRLLDRARSGEPGAVDQLLGEFRGPLRQVVDLRLDPAVARRVDASDIVQDVLVEANQRLTEYLKKPDMPFHLWLRHLAQDRIIDTHRRHRLAQRRSVDREQSIARPGWTDESSASLVAHLIDPERTPGSEAIRLELQRRLTTAINQLSDDDREIILMRHHEGLSNQDVAHALQLTEAAASMRYLRALRRLKSVLVPDGQEPTDGI; from the coding sequence ATGTGGCCCAACCGCGAAGAAACCGACCGGTTGCTCGATCGTGCCCGTAGCGGCGAGCCGGGCGCTGTGGACCAGCTCCTCGGGGAGTTCCGCGGCCCGCTCCGCCAGGTCGTGGACCTGCGGCTCGACCCGGCCGTGGCGCGCCGCGTGGATGCGTCCGACATCGTTCAGGACGTGCTCGTGGAGGCGAACCAGCGGCTCACGGAGTACCTGAAAAAACCGGACATGCCGTTCCACTTGTGGTTGCGGCACCTGGCCCAGGACCGCATCATCGACACGCACCGGCGGCACCGGCTCGCCCAGCGGCGCAGTGTGGACCGCGAACAGTCCATTGCCCGCCCCGGGTGGACCGACGAGTCGAGCGCGTCGCTGGTCGCGCACCTCATCGACCCCGAGCGCACGCCCGGGTCCGAGGCGATCCGGCTCGAACTCCAGCGCCGACTCACCACGGCGATAAACCAACTTTCGGACGACGACCGCGAAATCATTCTGATGCGGCACCACGAGGGGCTTTCCAACCAAGACGTGGCCCACGCGCTCCAACTCACCGAGGCCGCGGCCTCGATGCGCTACCTGCGCGCCCTGCGCCGGCTGAAATCGGTACTGGTCCCCGACGGTCAGGAGCCGACCGATGGGATCTGA
- a CDS encoding TIGR02996 domain-containing protein, which yields MDERRALMAAIIANPDDDTPRLVFADWLQEHGDEHDRARAEFIRLQVEAARLPERDKKRKKLDIAAEKLANEHHATWLAPLTAFVHQLSTDPKLIGRSSYPELFERGLLRELYVESAKFLQAKHQKVFPDALAAVGLETLSFYTPATRVGKLPASPVFRWVARIGCPAVDDATLEAFGTSPHLAHISALEFTQVKISDSGLRAFAQTTRTSQLRKFAVTNQSPMRYTKPKFTATGILALLNSPRLPALTVLEVRGPTAEKFGTAEFFAATSLAKLTELSLRVRVKLADVIACPHLTNVRELRLDDVDMTEGDADALLASPTFAKLTKQTLWTRDPLPRGFKKKLRARFGDDLWLRSEVS from the coding sequence GTGGACGAGCGCCGCGCACTGATGGCCGCGATCATCGCGAACCCGGACGATGATACCCCGCGCCTCGTGTTCGCCGACTGGCTCCAAGAACACGGCGACGAACACGACCGGGCGCGCGCCGAGTTCATCCGCCTTCAGGTCGAAGCCGCCCGACTACCCGAGCGCGACAAGAAGCGAAAGAAGCTGGATATCGCCGCGGAGAAGCTGGCCAACGAGCACCACGCCACGTGGCTCGCCCCGCTCACCGCGTTCGTTCATCAGCTATCGACCGATCCGAAGTTGATCGGCCGCAGCTCCTACCCGGAGTTGTTCGAGCGCGGGTTGCTCAGAGAACTCTACGTCGAGTCCGCGAAGTTCCTTCAGGCGAAGCATCAGAAGGTCTTTCCGGACGCGCTCGCGGCGGTGGGGTTGGAAACCCTGTCCTTCTACACACCGGCAACACGGGTCGGCAAGTTACCCGCGTCGCCGGTGTTCCGGTGGGTCGCCCGGATCGGGTGTCCCGCCGTCGACGACGCGACACTAGAGGCGTTCGGAACCTCCCCGCACCTCGCCCACATCAGCGCGCTCGAGTTCACCCAAGTCAAGATCAGCGATTCGGGGCTAAGGGCGTTCGCGCAGACCACCCGCACCTCGCAGTTGCGAAAGTTCGCCGTCACGAACCAAAGCCCGATGCGGTACACAAAACCCAAGTTCACCGCCACCGGAATTCTCGCGCTCTTGAACAGCCCGCGGCTCCCGGCGCTCACTGTGCTCGAGGTCCGCGGCCCCACGGCTGAGAAGTTCGGTACGGCAGAGTTTTTCGCCGCGACGAGCCTCGCCAAGCTCACCGAACTGTCGCTCCGCGTGCGGGTAAAACTGGCCGACGTGATCGCATGCCCGCACCTCACAAACGTGCGCGAACTCCGGCTCGACGACGTAGACATGACAGAGGGCGACGCCGACGCGCTGCTCGCCAGCCCCACGTTCGCCAAGCTCACCAAACAGACGCTCTGGACCCGCGACCCGCTCCCGCGCGGGTTCAAGAAGAAGCTCCGGGCGCGGTTCGGCGACGACCTGTGGCTCCGTTCCGAGGTGTCGTAG
- a CDS encoding SMI1/KNR4 family protein, translated as MDSFLRAMTLLIPPPVEPRDTIGDWSALEAEMGLIFPEDYKQFIALYGTGTLCSLIEIDSPFRLAKLYQTSTREAWITRTGVYHQHDQFLTSPPPYSYYPAIPGLLPCAADASGDLIGWLTNATPELWRIVYRDRENAYFEVPGMGFVEFLVAAIKEQAPVPEMYLSKNHFNLPGTFKPY; from the coding sequence ATGGACTCGTTTCTTCGAGCGATGACGCTCTTGATCCCTCCCCCCGTCGAACCGCGAGACACGATCGGGGACTGGAGTGCTCTTGAGGCAGAAATGGGGCTGATCTTTCCAGAAGACTACAAGCAATTCATCGCACTGTATGGGACAGGCACCCTGTGCTCGCTAATCGAGATTGATAGCCCGTTTCGGCTCGCCAAGCTCTACCAAACATCAACACGGGAAGCATGGATCACTCGAACAGGTGTCTACCATCAACACGATCAATTTCTGACAAGCCCACCGCCGTACTCGTACTATCCCGCGATCCCGGGGCTGTTACCTTGTGCCGCGGATGCCTCGGGAGACCTCATCGGGTGGTTGACGAACGCCACCCCTGAATTGTGGCGCATTGTGTACCGAGACCGTGAAAACGCTTACTTCGAGGTGCCCGGAATGGGGTTTGTGGAATTTCTCGTTGCTGCCATTAAGGAACAAGCCCCCGTACCAGAGATGTACTTATCGAAGAATCATTTCAATTTGCCAGGGACATTTAAGCCATATTAA
- a CDS encoding RNA polymerase sigma factor, with product MSRSAVALARSIVPRIVPAPDAALLKTFIASRTDDTFAELVRRHGPMVLAVCNRVLADEHDAEDAFQAVFIVLARKAGTIRGTNLAAWLHGVAARTAKGLRVTRKRRRKYERATRERKPTEAPADHDLAGVIDEELANLSEAYREAIVLCELRGLSRKRAAVELGIPEGTLSSRLAGAKRKLAERLSARGLAPSIVAGALLAPNAVSAQLLQATAAAVRGAAGSAASATAATVVKAMLFDQLRPAVLAAAVCLTIVCGGLAVTHSSDSPPDGSAHVLAARQVADPVDLVKKLGSDDFAGREAAHKRLRAVGLKAEPALRAGLKSEDPEIRTRCAELLTAIRKDALDALVKDFDPAKDTEPDHPIWARFKTIAGADRAARALFAELIADPHRRQLLDDADRDPVGAGKLYAAEVKAYYVYVQKLWQKQLERLNNPKAPAPQERPWADELVVLYLGTYSQSARAVSDNLENQLFRKWDAALTGSAGPAVRRVFTAWFALRDHELVIEGGLNAIGRDRMTEALPLLRKLVADEKTDPDRRAQAILTIGMLGTRDDLSLLRRVAEAPAANKPHTKWSVILKGREELDFLWHGVKFGEKVTQEQWAEAWRKADVREGDRSLADCAWAAAVKLAGGKPAELGFLCPHILDGGKPDPDWFYSPRIHGFPDAKARATAHKKAREWLDGREKVAPPVPSAR from the coding sequence ATGTCCCGTTCCGCAGTCGCGCTCGCACGTTCCATCGTCCCCCGAATCGTGCCCGCGCCCGATGCCGCGCTACTGAAGACGTTCATCGCGTCCCGGACGGACGATACGTTCGCCGAACTGGTCCGGCGACACGGGCCGATGGTGCTCGCGGTGTGTAATCGCGTGCTGGCGGACGAGCACGATGCGGAAGACGCATTTCAAGCGGTGTTCATCGTCCTCGCGCGTAAAGCGGGGACCATTCGCGGGACGAATTTGGCCGCGTGGTTGCACGGAGTCGCGGCCCGAACCGCAAAGGGGTTGCGCGTCACGCGCAAGCGCCGGCGGAAGTACGAACGCGCGACCCGCGAGCGCAAACCCACAGAAGCCCCCGCAGATCACGATCTGGCTGGTGTCATTGACGAGGAACTCGCGAACCTTTCGGAAGCGTACCGCGAAGCGATCGTTCTGTGCGAGCTGCGCGGGCTGTCGCGTAAGCGGGCCGCGGTCGAACTCGGTATCCCCGAGGGTACGCTGTCCAGTCGGCTCGCGGGTGCGAAGCGCAAACTTGCCGAGCGCCTTTCTGCTCGCGGCCTTGCTCCGTCGATTGTGGCCGGCGCACTTCTCGCGCCAAACGCGGTTTCAGCGCAACTGCTTCAGGCGACTGCGGCGGCCGTTCGTGGGGCTGCGGGCAGTGCCGCGAGCGCGACCGCTGCGACCGTGGTCAAGGCGATGCTGTTCGACCAGCTCCGGCCCGCTGTGCTGGCCGCCGCGGTGTGCCTCACGATCGTTTGTGGCGGACTGGCGGTTACTCACTCGTCCGATTCACCTCCCGACGGAAGTGCTCACGTTCTCGCTGCGCGACAAGTTGCCGACCCGGTCGATCTGGTGAAGAAGCTCGGCAGCGACGATTTCGCCGGGCGCGAAGCGGCTCACAAGCGTCTGCGTGCAGTGGGGTTGAAAGCCGAACCCGCGCTCCGGGCCGGACTGAAGTCCGAAGATCCCGAAATCCGCACGCGGTGCGCGGAACTGCTCACCGCGATCCGCAAAGACGCACTCGACGCGCTGGTGAAGGACTTTGACCCGGCCAAAGACACCGAGCCGGATCACCCCATCTGGGCGCGGTTCAAGACGATCGCGGGGGCCGATCGAGCGGCTCGCGCGCTGTTCGCAGAACTCATTGCCGACCCGCACCGGCGCCAATTGCTCGACGATGCCGACCGCGACCCCGTCGGTGCGGGCAAGCTCTACGCGGCCGAGGTGAAGGCGTACTACGTGTACGTGCAGAAATTGTGGCAAAAACAGTTGGAGCGGTTGAACAACCCGAAGGCGCCGGCACCGCAGGAGCGACCGTGGGCCGATGAACTCGTTGTGCTGTACCTGGGAACGTATTCTCAGAGCGCCAGAGCCGTTTCCGATAACCTGGAGAACCAGCTCTTCCGCAAGTGGGACGCGGCACTCACGGGATCGGCCGGCCCCGCGGTGCGCCGGGTGTTTACTGCGTGGTTCGCACTGCGGGACCACGAACTCGTTATTGAGGGTGGGTTGAATGCGATCGGCCGCGACCGCATGACTGAAGCGCTTCCGTTACTGCGGAAACTGGTTGCAGACGAGAAGACCGATCCGGACCGGCGCGCGCAGGCGATTCTGACCATCGGGATGCTCGGCACCAGGGACGATCTTTCGCTCTTGCGCCGGGTTGCGGAAGCGCCGGCGGCGAACAAGCCGCACACGAAATGGAGCGTGATCCTGAAGGGGCGCGAGGAACTCGACTTTCTGTGGCACGGCGTCAAGTTCGGCGAGAAAGTAACGCAAGAACAGTGGGCCGAGGCATGGAGGAAGGCCGACGTGCGCGAAGGCGACCGCAGCCTCGCGGACTGTGCGTGGGCTGCGGCCGTGAAGCTCGCGGGCGGCAAACCGGCGGAACTCGGCTTCCTGTGCCCGCACATACTCGACGGCGGGAAGCCCGATCCGGACTGGTTCTACTCCCCGCGCATTCACGGGTTCCCCGACGCGAAGGCGCGGGCCACCGCGCACAAGAAGGCCCGTGAGTGGCTCGACGGGCGGGAAAAAGTGGCCCCTCCCGTTCCCAGCGCACGGTAG
- a CDS encoding SirB1 family protein, producing MKLSSALETLAIDPHAPIDIARVALLIARDAYSQMNPRVYLRRIDRLADQLRPRLRGSLAARTAELSTFLFEECGFAGNTENYYDPRNSYLNKVLDRQVGLPISLSALAMAVGTRAGLNVVGVGLPGHFIAKVVDGNEEVLFDPFNGGQFLDIEACELLVSGVTGRPFEATPDALAATPPGAIVARMLQNLKTAYLADRSYTRAARVTRRLTQLVPGDATQHRDLGVLLVRAEQPGRAIDPLRAYLRAEPQAEDARDVERFLTQALTEIARWN from the coding sequence ATGAAACTCAGTTCCGCCCTTGAGACTTTGGCGATCGATCCGCACGCACCGATTGATATCGCGCGCGTGGCGCTGCTCATCGCACGCGACGCTTACAGTCAGATGAATCCGCGCGTATACCTCCGCCGCATCGACCGGCTCGCGGACCAACTCCGCCCGCGGTTGCGCGGGTCGCTCGCCGCGCGCACCGCCGAACTCTCGACGTTTCTCTTTGAAGAGTGCGGGTTCGCGGGGAACACCGAGAACTATTACGACCCCCGCAACAGCTATCTCAACAAGGTGCTGGACCGTCAGGTGGGTCTGCCGATCTCGCTCTCGGCCCTGGCAATGGCGGTCGGCACACGGGCGGGCTTGAACGTGGTTGGCGTCGGCTTGCCCGGCCACTTCATCGCGAAGGTGGTGGACGGGAACGAAGAGGTGCTTTTCGACCCGTTCAACGGCGGGCAGTTCCTCGACATCGAAGCGTGTGAACTGCTGGTGAGCGGGGTGACCGGTCGGCCCTTCGAGGCGACGCCGGACGCGCTCGCGGCCACGCCACCGGGGGCGATCGTCGCGCGGATGCTCCAGAACCTGAAGACCGCGTACCTGGCCGACCGGTCGTACACGCGGGCCGCTCGTGTGACGCGCCGGCTCACGCAACTCGTGCCCGGCGACGCGACGCAGCACCGCGACCTCGGCGTGCTGCTCGTGCGCGCGGAGCAACCGGGCCGGGCGATCGACCCGCTACGTGCGTACCTGCGTGCCGAACCTCAAGCCGAAGACGCACGCGACGTCGAGCGGTTCCTGACCCAAGCGCTCACCGAGATCGCGCGCTGGAACTGA
- the fhcD gene encoding formylmethanofuran--tetrahydromethanopterin N-formyltransferase — MPATIDDTYAEAFRSIYASVLITARDRYWLDKAINASTGNASSTILCDCEAGLDRYVEASETPDNRPGAIIQFHVPRFHKDREARLERSVLVRVSQNVMTCPTTTVFNVLPADGSWYASTQPPKPGAKWFPLGRKTAYFGDGHQFTAERFERRCWVVPILSGEFVIERRCGFADGLMGGNLWFFGATADAALDAATKAAAAASTVPGVILPFPGGVASSGSKAGSKYKFSIASTFAEYCPTLRGKEGITSRLPEGVMSVQEIIINGADLPTIVKATQAAIAAAKDTPDLLTISAGNYGGRLGKSFIYLHPEKQPAA; from the coding sequence ATGCCAGCCACGATTGATGACACCTACGCCGAAGCGTTCCGCAGCATCTACGCGAGCGTCCTCATTACCGCACGCGACCGATACTGGCTCGACAAGGCCATTAACGCAAGTACCGGCAACGCAAGCAGTACCATCCTCTGCGACTGCGAAGCTGGTCTGGACCGATACGTCGAAGCGAGCGAAACGCCCGACAACCGACCGGGCGCGATCATTCAGTTCCACGTGCCGCGTTTCCACAAGGACCGCGAAGCCCGACTCGAACGCAGCGTGCTGGTCCGCGTGTCGCAGAACGTGATGACGTGCCCGACCACGACCGTGTTCAACGTGCTGCCCGCAGACGGGAGCTGGTACGCGAGCACGCAGCCCCCGAAACCGGGCGCGAAGTGGTTCCCGCTAGGGCGGAAGACCGCGTACTTCGGCGACGGGCACCAGTTCACCGCGGAACGGTTCGAGCGCCGGTGCTGGGTGGTGCCGATCCTCAGCGGCGAGTTCGTAATCGAACGGCGGTGCGGGTTCGCCGACGGGCTGATGGGCGGCAACCTGTGGTTCTTCGGCGCGACCGCCGACGCCGCACTCGACGCGGCCACAAAAGCCGCGGCCGCAGCCAGTACAGTTCCCGGAGTGATTCTGCCGTTCCCAGGCGGGGTCGCGTCGAGCGGGAGCAAGGCGGGGAGCAAGTACAAGTTCAGTATCGCGAGCACTTTCGCGGAATACTGCCCGACACTTCGCGGTAAGGAAGGAATCACATCGCGATTGCCAGAAGGCGTCATGAGCGTACAGGAGATCATCATCAACGGCGCGGACCTACCGACCATCGTGAAAGCGACGCAAGCCGCGATCGCAGCCGCAAAGGACACGCCGGACCTGCTCACGATCTCCGCGGGCAACTACGGGGGCCGCCTCGGGAAGAGCTTCATCTACCTGCACCCTGAAAAGCAGCCAGCAGCGTAA